From the Hymenobacter yonginensis genome, one window contains:
- a CDS encoding HipA family kinase — MLASDLSLRTVDVTRYVAPLREGGSLPALVEADDGFLYVVKFRGAGQGPKALVAELIVGELARALGMKLPELVFIRLNEAFGRTEPDEEIQDLLRASTGLNLALHYLARASTFDPLVTTVDARLASQVVWLDALTLNVDRTARNTNLLLWNKELWLIDHGAALYVHHTAPNWAEQTKPRAFPQVKDHVLLPLASELAAVDAEGRARLTPDVLRAIVALVPDEWLLEPDRTPEQQRDAYVQFLQNRLVASETFVQEANAAREALI, encoded by the coding sequence ATGCTGGCAAGTGACCTTTCGTTGAGAACCGTTGACGTGACGCGCTACGTGGCCCCACTGCGCGAAGGAGGCTCGCTGCCAGCGTTGGTGGAGGCCGACGACGGCTTTCTGTACGTGGTGAAATTCCGCGGGGCGGGCCAAGGCCCCAAGGCGCTGGTGGCCGAGCTGATTGTGGGCGAGCTGGCCCGTGCGCTGGGCATGAAGCTGCCCGAGCTGGTGTTTATCCGCCTCAACGAAGCGTTTGGCCGCACTGAGCCCGACGAGGAAATCCAGGATTTGCTGCGCGCCAGCACCGGCCTCAACTTGGCCCTGCACTACCTGGCCCGCGCCAGCACCTTCGACCCGCTGGTAACCACCGTGGATGCCCGCCTGGCCTCGCAGGTGGTGTGGCTCGACGCCCTCACGCTGAACGTAGACCGCACGGCCCGCAACACCAACCTGCTGCTCTGGAATAAGGAGCTGTGGCTGATCGACCACGGCGCGGCCCTCTACGTGCACCACACCGCCCCCAACTGGGCCGAGCAAACCAAGCCGCGCGCGTTTCCGCAGGTGAAAGACCACGTGCTGCTGCCCTTGGCCTCGGAGCTAGCCGCCGTGGACGCCGAAGGCCGCGCCCGCCTCACGCCGGACGTGCTGCGCGCCATCGTGGCCTTGGTGCCCGACGAGTGGCTGCTGGAGCCCGACCGCACGCCCGAGCAGCAGCGCGACGCCTATGTGCAGTTCCTGCAAAACCGCCTGGTCGCATCAGAAACCTTTGTTCAGGAAGCCAATGCTGCCCGAGAAGCACTTATTTGA
- the msrB gene encoding peptide-methionine (R)-S-oxide reductase MsrB, with the protein MLRWKDVLIFARYANPEPPRRVELSEEQWQQRLTPAQYAVLRGRGTEPPYRNAYCRSYEPGRYHCAGCHSLLFDSATKYHAISGWPSFTQPTTPAAICYLPDDSHHMQRIEARCNVCGGHLGHVFPDGPAPAGLRYCINSVSLVLDSEPGAAADGSAIT; encoded by the coding sequence ATGCTGCGCTGGAAAGACGTGCTGATTTTTGCCCGCTACGCCAACCCTGAGCCACCCCGGCGGGTGGAGCTGAGCGAGGAGCAGTGGCAGCAGCGCCTGACGCCCGCTCAGTACGCCGTGCTGCGCGGCCGCGGCACTGAGCCGCCCTACCGCAACGCCTACTGCCGCTCCTACGAGCCCGGCCGCTACCACTGCGCGGGCTGCCACAGCCTGCTGTTCGACTCGGCCACCAAGTACCACGCCATTTCCGGCTGGCCCAGCTTCACCCAGCCCACCACGCCCGCCGCCATCTGCTACCTCCCCGACGACAGCCACCACATGCAGCGCATCGAGGCCCGCTGCAATGTGTGTGGCGGCCACCTCGGCCACGTTTTCCCCGACGGGCCGGCGCCGGCCGGGTTGCGCTACTGCATCAACTCGGTGAGTCTGGTGCTGGATTCGGAGCCCGGGGCTGCTGCCGATGGGTCGGCCATTACGTAA
- a CDS encoding leucine-rich repeat-containing protein kinase family protein, translating into MHTLEELRSGQLAGARRLDLSENLTEFPREIFSLADTLEVLNLSGNALAALPPDFGRLRHLRILFCSDNRFTTVPEVLGECPQLSMIGFKANQIRTLPGAALPPALQWLILTDNQLEALPPEIGNCQHLQKLMLAGNRLTELPETLARCTKLELLRLAANRLAELPAWLLALPRLSWLAYAGNPFSEAAEDAALAQHPIGTIAWDTLTPGRLLGEGASGVISQARWQPGGLQPAREVAVKVFKGAVTSDGLPHSEMVACISAGRHPSLVPVDGRLTGHPTGAEGLVLELIPPDFVNLAGPPSFATCTRDVYAPGTTFALPAVLRLTHGIASAVAHLHRRGILHGDLYAHNILYTSTGAALLSDFGAACFFAPQATTARALQQLEARAFGCLLEELLVHCVPSAAEQPLLPRLQQLRDQCLQPEVASRPLFAEIAAALAEVAG; encoded by the coding sequence ATGCATACCCTTGAAGAGCTGCGTAGCGGCCAACTGGCCGGCGCCCGGCGCCTCGACCTATCCGAAAACCTGACCGAGTTTCCCCGCGAGATTTTCAGTCTGGCCGATACGCTGGAAGTTCTCAACCTGTCGGGCAACGCGCTGGCGGCGCTACCCCCGGATTTTGGCCGCCTGCGCCATCTGCGCATCCTGTTTTGCTCCGATAACCGCTTCACCACGGTGCCCGAGGTGCTGGGCGAGTGCCCGCAGCTGAGTATGATTGGCTTCAAGGCCAACCAAATCCGGACGCTGCCCGGCGCGGCGCTGCCCCCGGCCCTGCAGTGGCTTATCCTCACCGACAACCAGCTCGAAGCCCTGCCGCCCGAAATCGGCAACTGCCAGCACCTGCAGAAGCTGATGTTGGCCGGCAACCGCCTCACCGAGCTGCCCGAAACTCTGGCTCGCTGCACCAAATTGGAGCTTCTGCGCCTGGCTGCCAACCGCCTCGCGGAGCTGCCCGCGTGGTTGCTGGCGCTGCCGCGGCTGTCGTGGCTGGCCTACGCCGGCAACCCGTTCAGCGAAGCCGCCGAAGATGCGGCGCTGGCGCAGCATCCCATCGGCACGATTGCCTGGGACACCCTGACGCCGGGCCGGCTGCTGGGTGAAGGCGCGTCGGGCGTGATTTCGCAGGCTCGCTGGCAGCCCGGCGGCCTGCAGCCGGCGCGCGAGGTGGCCGTGAAGGTGTTCAAGGGCGCCGTGACCAGCGACGGCCTGCCGCACTCCGAAATGGTGGCCTGCATCAGCGCCGGCCGCCACCCCAGCCTGGTGCCCGTGGATGGGCGTCTGACCGGCCACCCAACCGGGGCCGAAGGCTTGGTGCTGGAGCTGATTCCGCCCGATTTCGTCAACCTGGCCGGCCCGCCCAGCTTCGCCACCTGTACCCGCGACGTGTACGCGCCCGGCACCACGTTTGCGCTGCCAGCTGTGCTGCGCCTCACCCACGGCATAGCATCAGCAGTGGCGCACCTGCACCGCCGCGGCATCCTGCACGGCGACCTGTACGCCCACAACATTCTGTACACCAGCACCGGCGCGGCCCTGCTCAGCGACTTTGGCGCGGCCTGCTTCTTTGCGCCGCAAGCCACCACGGCGCGGGCCCTGCAGCAGCTGGAAGCCCGGGCCTTTGGCTGCCTGCTGGAAGAGCTGCTGGTGCACTGCGTCCCGTCGGCCGCCGAACAGCCGCTGCTGCCGCGCCTGCAGCAGCTCCGCGACCAGTGCCTGCAGCCGGAGGTAGCCAGCCGGCCGTTGTTTGCAGAAATAGCGGCTGCATTGGCGGAAGTAGCCGGGTAG